From Candidatus Cloacimonadota bacterium, a single genomic window includes:
- a CDS encoding YihA family ribosome biogenesis GTP-binding protein, with protein MIRIVESQFIKSAVKPIDYPQSPFSDIAFSGKSNVGKSSLINTILTRKMIAKTSSSPGKTRLINFFEIRFKTDDNEDGFLNFVDLPGYGYAKVSKKEKNSWKLMVNNFFEKREQLKGVILLVDIRHKADPKDLVMLKMLKDTGIKSLVVAIKSDKIPKTRIQLHLKKLRVGLEVDEKDIIAFSSLKKTGVDEVLNWIAKQIV; from the coding sequence ATGATCAGAATTGTCGAATCTCAATTTATAAAAAGCGCTGTAAAGCCCATCGATTATCCTCAGTCTCCGTTTTCTGATATCGCCTTTTCCGGAAAATCCAATGTGGGAAAATCATCTTTGATCAATACCATTCTTACTCGGAAAATGATCGCCAAAACAAGCTCGTCTCCCGGTAAAACACGATTGATAAATTTCTTTGAAATAAGATTCAAAACCGATGATAACGAGGATGGTTTTTTAAACTTTGTGGATCTTCCCGGTTACGGTTATGCTAAAGTAAGTAAGAAGGAAAAAAATTCCTGGAAATTAATGGTGAACAATTTTTTCGAGAAGAGAGAGCAATTAAAAGGTGTGATCTTACTCGTCGATATTCGTCACAAAGCCGATCCGAAAGATTTGGTGATGCTCAAAATGTTAAAAGACACTGGTATAAAATCTCTAGTTGTTGCTATCAAATCCGATAAAATTCCAAAAACCAGAATACAATTACATCTGAAAAAATTAAGGGTCGGTCTCGAAGTTGACGAAAAGGATATTATCGCTTTCTCATCTCTAAAAAAGACCGGTGTCGATGAAGTTTTAAATTGGATAGCAAAACAGATTGTGTAA